The Antarcticibacterium flavum genome contains the following window.
AACTGCGGGCTTAAAAGGAAATGATCCAGCCTTAATCCAGCATTGCGGCCATAGGCATTGCGAAAATAATCCCAGAAAGTATAGACCTCCTCGCCGGGGAAAAGCTCCCGTAGAGCATCTGTCCAGCCCTGGCTTAGCAAATTACTGTAAGCAGTGCGCACCTCTGGCATGAAGAGGGCATCATTCTTATACTTCTCGGGTTTATAGACATCAAGTTCTGTAGGCATCACGTTATAATCTCCTGCCAATACCACCGGGGTCTCCAGATCCAGTAAACTTGAAGCGTGCTCTGTAAGACGCTTAAACCACCGCATTTTATAATCAAATTTTGGCCCGGGGGCCGGATTGCCATTGGGGAGGTAGAGGCATCCTACAATAATATCTTCTACCAGGGCCTCAAGATAACGACTTTGAACATCGTCCTCTTCCCCGGGGAGCGTTCGTGCCACTTCGATAATTTCCAGGTCTTTGGTGAGTATGGCAACCCCGTTCCAGCTCTTTTGTCCGTTCCAAATGGCATTATATCCTGCAGCGGCAATCTCCTTTTGAGGGAATTTTTCATTGGGCGCCTTTAATTCCTGCAGGCAAACCACATCTGGCTTCGCTTCTTTAAGCCAGCGTAAGAGCACAGGCAACCGGCCATTAACTCCGTTCACATTATAAGTGGAGATCTTCATTGTTTCTTTCTGAATATAATAACTCAAGGTACTAATAATTGGAAACCCGGCAGCAACCTTGGAATGCAAGATATTGAAGTAGCTAGATCTTTTCTGAAGGAGGAGTGATATAAGAGTACATTTCAGGTTATTTCTAAAGTATGTTTTAATAGCAAAAACCCTTCAGCAGAAAACAGAAACTATTACCGGCCTCAAAATACCTTCAGATGGAAAGCTAAAGGGTAGAACTTATTCCTTTTTATAGGTATTTATACCCGTAATGCCCCTGCTGTAAAACATGGTATTTCTTACCTTTGAAATATAACTACCTGAGATGAAAAATTTAGATGACCTTTTGCTGCTTGGAGATCCCCGCCTTTATGAGACGTGTGAACCTGTCGAAAAAAACGAGCTACCGCTGGTTGATGAGTGGGTGCGGGACCTGGACAATGTTATGAAGGAAATAAGGGCAAAATATAACTTTGGAAGGGCAATTGCAGCGCCACAACTTGGCATAATGAAGCGGCTTATTTATATGAACATAGACCGGCCGGTGGTTTTTATAAACCCGCAATTCACGTATCTAAGTGAGGAAATGTTTGAAGTATGGGATGATTGCATGAGTTTCCCTAATCTCCTGGTGAAGGTAAAGAGGCATAAAGCAGCTACTATAAAGTATCTGGACGCCTCCTGGCAGCCGCAGGAGATGAAATTGACAAATGACCTAGCTGAACTGTTACAGCACGAATATGACCATCTAAACGGCGTGCTATGTACTATGAGAGCCATAGATGAGAAGTCTTTTAAGTGGAGACTGTAATAAAGAGTCTGGACCGCTACGCTGTTAGAGTCTAGAATCTAGACTAAAATTTTGCAATTGGAATAGAAACCGGAACACAGGTTTCGAGGATTTGGAGTCTATAGTCCGGACTGAAAAATTAAAGAAATGGAAAACACCGCTTATTATATAAATGAACCTTCCGGGGAGTTGCCTCAGGATCTTACGCATCAAATTTTTAGCAGCAGTGATGCAAGGAAATTTCATTCTTCTTTAGCTCAATATAAACCATCACCTCTTGTAGAATTAAAAGAGGCAGCAAAGGAATTGGGAGTAAAAAGCATTTTTGTGAAGGATGAATCCCGCAGATTTGGACTCAAGGCTTTTAAAGGTCTCGGGGCTTCTTATGCCATTCACAGGATCCTGGAGGAAAATCCTGAAATTGATATCTTTTGCACGGCGACAGACGGGAATCATGGCCGCGCTGTGGCCTGGAGCGCCAGAATGCTAGATAAGAAAGCCTATGTATTTATGCCGGCAGGAAGCACCACTGCGAGAGTTGAAGCAATAAGAAATGAAGGTGCAGAGGTAGAGGTGGTTGATGGAAATTATGAAGCTGCCTGCGCCAGGGCGAAGGAGATGAGTGACAGGAACGGCTGGCAATTGGTACAGGATACTGCCACAGAAGATTATGAAGAGATCCCGGCTTACATAATGGCAGGCTATTTTACCCATTTCAAAGAAATGGAAGACAGCATACACTCATTGCCGGAACCCGGTATAGACATCGTATTTCTGCAGGCGGGGGTAGGCAGCTGGCCTGCCGCTGCAGCCTGGTATTACCAGAACCGGTATGGAAAAAATAGGCCTCAACTGGTCATCGTGGAACCTGCTGAAGCTGCCGGCTTCCTTACCTCTTTTAAAAGCGGAAAGCGCAGCAGCCCTTCTGGCAATTCCAAAACAATGATGGCAGGCTTAAACTGCGGAATCCCCTCCACCACTGCCTGGGAGATCCTGAGGAATACAGCGACTGCCTCAATGGCCATTGAAGACAGCTTCATGGAACAGGCAATCAGGATGCTTCATAATGGACAGGGAGATGATCCACGCGTGGAAGCAGGAGAATCTGGCGCAGGAGGTTTTGCGGGTTTTCTAGCTTTGATAAATGATAACCGATTTGCTGAACTTAAAGAGGCCCTGGGTATCTCAGCAAAAACAAGGGTCCTGGTCTATAATACGGAAGGTGCAACAGATCCTCAGAACTTTCAGAAGATCATAAATCAGACTCCCGGTTAAATTCAGTGTATATCTTATTTCTGAAACCAATGTCGACTGGAAATCCTGAAGACATTCAAAGTTGAAACAGAAATAGAGGTCAATAAATCTGATAATCTGAAAATGACAGAAAAATCGGTCCAGATTCTGGATTCTAGCAGCAAAGCGGTCCAGATTCCTTTACCGGAACATTAAGTCATAATCTTCCCTAAACTATTTTATTCATAATTAGGTTTTTAGTAACTTAGGTAAAACAGTACTAACCAAAAACCAAAGATTATGTATTTATATGTAGAGTTATGGAATGTAACCCAGAAATGGATGGACCTTTCCAGGGAAGAGAGAAAGGATTTTTTTGACAAAGTTGGGCCGGGAATACAGCAGCTTATGGGCTCGGGGGTGGAGCTTACCGGCTGGGCAATGAATGATGAGCATACCCCCTACCGCAGCGATTACCGCTATATGGCAGTTTGGACCCTGCCTTCTATAGATGCTGTAAAGGAACTGGAGAAAGCGGTGGCGGACTCCGGCTGGCACAAGTATTTTTCGCAGGTGAATGCCCGCGGGGAGATCATTCCTTTGAACAAGGCCATTGACAACCTCATCAATCTTGAAAAACAGTCTACCTCAATTATCGAATAAGTGACAACCTTATATAAAAACGAACCCCGGCAGCTTGTGGCTCCGGGGTTTGTTTTTTAATTTAGTTTCATTTCGGGGATATCCCCATCAACAATGAGGGTTCCCTCTGTGGCATTTTTTATTTCCTCCACGCTCACCCCGGGGGCTCGCTCCAGAAGCTTAAAGCCTTTATCGGTTACCTCGA
Protein-coding sequences here:
- the xth gene encoding exodeoxyribonuclease III, translated to MSYYIQKETMKISTYNVNGVNGRLPVLLRWLKEAKPDVVCLQELKAPNEKFPQKEIAAAGYNAIWNGQKSWNGVAILTKDLEIIEVARTLPGEEDDVQSRYLEALVEDIIVGCLYLPNGNPAPGPKFDYKMRWFKRLTEHASSLLDLETPVVLAGDYNVMPTELDVYKPEKYKNDALFMPEVRTAYSNLLSQGWTDALRELFPGEEVYTFWDYFRNAYGRNAGLRLDHFLLSPQLRDQLVTAGVDKEVRGWEKTSDHAPVWIELANKGNFSFK
- a CDS encoding peptide deformylase, giving the protein MKNLDDLLLLGDPRLYETCEPVEKNELPLVDEWVRDLDNVMKEIRAKYNFGRAIAAPQLGIMKRLIYMNIDRPVVFINPQFTYLSEEMFEVWDDCMSFPNLLVKVKRHKAATIKYLDASWQPQEMKLTNDLAELLQHEYDHLNGVLCTMRAIDEKSFKWRL
- a CDS encoding diaminopropionate ammonia-lyase, producing MENTAYYINEPSGELPQDLTHQIFSSSDARKFHSSLAQYKPSPLVELKEAAKELGVKSIFVKDESRRFGLKAFKGLGASYAIHRILEENPEIDIFCTATDGNHGRAVAWSARMLDKKAYVFMPAGSTTARVEAIRNEGAEVEVVDGNYEAACARAKEMSDRNGWQLVQDTATEDYEEIPAYIMAGYFTHFKEMEDSIHSLPEPGIDIVFLQAGVGSWPAAAAWYYQNRYGKNRPQLVIVEPAEAAGFLTSFKSGKRSSPSGNSKTMMAGLNCGIPSTTAWEILRNTATASMAIEDSFMEQAIRMLHNGQGDDPRVEAGESGAGGFAGFLALINDNRFAELKEALGISAKTRVLVYNTEGATDPQNFQKIINQTPG
- a CDS encoding DUF6616 family protein yields the protein MYLYVELWNVTQKWMDLSREERKDFFDKVGPGIQQLMGSGVELTGWAMNDEHTPYRSDYRYMAVWTLPSIDAVKELEKAVADSGWHKYFSQVNARGEIIPLNKAIDNLINLEKQSTSIIE